One Torulaspora globosa chromosome 5, complete sequence DNA window includes the following coding sequences:
- the GIC2 gene encoding Gic2p (ancestral locus Anc_5.331), producing the protein MATAGTFNLPQMKSIWLDEDEEAEKLYGLQVQQFMGPDDEDDLAITMVNSDKPLLSNKKNIDLAALGKNIKTSKFLSTSALTPSRKKASIKKKGFFALFKNKEHHVLKDTAKISSPFAFQHISHADVRTGFEEERQEEQSAQAENQPKSRPLSRAFVTHSTTDSSSGSGEVNERKRASARMSVSTTGSSRYSRFSTTGRIASSSTMATSILHESSSPHRAALISGMDKLTLRERKNRESSDSGSSISFLRDYDFPALIEVQSATECPKTPTKRDTMGDSKRLASSPNRLKRAKSSSQLLRTPEIENRWFNEETPASRKSLDDVLLCYHQPSNSATPSQITPVKSSA; encoded by the coding sequence ATGGCGACGGCAGGGACGTTCAATTTACCGCAGATGAAGTCCATTTGGTTggacgaggacgaagaagctgaaaagctTTACGGACTGCAGGTACAGCAGTTCATGGGACCtgacgacgaggatgacTTGGCGATTACGATGGTTAATAGCGATAAACCATTGCTAAGtaacaagaagaacatcGATTTAGCAGCTTTGGGGAAAAACATCAAAACTTCCAAGTTCTTGTCAACTTCAGCACTGACGCCTTcgaggaagaaagcttcgatcaagaagaaagggTTTTTTGCCCTTTTCAAGAATAAAGAACACCATGTTCTCAAGGACACGGCAAAGATCTCTTCACCATTTGCATTTCAGCACATTTCCCACGCCGATGTCAGAACAGGAttcgaagaagagaggCAGGAGGAGCAATCGGCACAAGCTGAAAATCAGCCCAAATCCAGACCGCTGAGTAGAGCTTTCGTGACTCATTCGACAACAGATTCTTCCAGTGGCTCCGGCGAAGTGAACGAGCGCAAGCGTGCTTCGGCGAGGATGTCCGTATCAACCACGGGTTCCTCGAGATACTCTAGATTCAGCACAACAGGCCGTATCGCCTCGAGTTCGACAATGGCTACATCAATACTACATGAATCGAGCTCGCCACATAGAGCTGCTCTGATCTCTGGCATGGACAAGCTTACGCTGCGAGAAAGGAAGAATAGAGAGTCTTCTGACAGCGGTTCATCGATCAGTTTTCTCAGAGATTACGATTTCCCAGCTCTGATCGAGGTTCAGTCGGCGACAGAGTGTCCCAAGACTCCAACGAAGCGGGACACGATGGGAGATTCCAAGAGACTTGCATCTTCTCCGAATCGGTTGAAGAGGgcgaaatcaagctctCAGCTACTTCGCACACCAGAGATCGAAAACAGATGGTTCAACGAAGAGACGCCAGCTTCTCGAAAATCGCTTGACGATGTACTACTATGTTACCATCAGCCAAGCAATTCTGCAACGCCTTCGCAGATAACGCCGGTCAAATCTTCGGCATGA
- the MED6 gene encoding mediator complex subunit MED6 (ancestral locus Anc_5.324) → MNTPLDELQWKSPEWIQAFGLRTDNVLDYFAESPFFNKTSNNQVIKMQRQFSQVPGEPVQTQEGKPRPNDLEVIGAGPGQQQDQDEFAYADPVRRSLLARYPVHAMLERELARMKGIEYVLAYVREPDFWVVKKQERLAAQRIRVLQDYYIIGANVYQSPTVFKIVQSRVMSASYHLSETLGQLHSLTQFQPSQGVRFKRLQNTTSANPGAANGATGSQDSAPATATANELPSTTNTGQTAQTARTDQLDNNGASASRDVLTPEMMQKLMYISARSTPEYV, encoded by the coding sequence ATGAATACTCCGCTGGACGAATTGCAATGGAAATCGCCTGAATGGATCCAGGCGTTTGGGCTCAGGACCGATAATGTGCTGGACTACTTTGCCGAGTCGCcgttcttcaacaagacTTCGAACAACCAAGTGATCAAGATGCAGCGACAGTTCTCGCAGGTTCCTGGTGAGCCCGTGCAGACGCAGGAGGGCAAGCCACGTCCCAACGATCTGGAGGTTATTGGTGCCGGTCCGGGCCAGCAGCAGGACCAGGATGAATTCGCGTATGCAGATCCCGTGAGAAGAAGCCTTCTAGCCAGGTATCCCGTACACGCAATGTTGGAGCGGGAGCTCGCCAGAATGAAGGGCATCGAGTATGTGCTTGCCTATGTGCGCGAACCGGACTTCTGGGTCGTCAAGAAACAAGAGAGACTAGCGGCGCAACGGATCCGCGTTCTACAGGACTACTACATCATCGGTGCTAACGTGTATCAGTCTCCGACCGtcttcaaaatcgtccAGAGCAGAGTCATGTCTGCCAGTTACCACCTGTCGGAGACGCTAGGACAGCTCCACAGTCTGACGCAGTTTCAGCCATCGCAAGGAGTGCGGTTCAAGCGGCTACAGAACACGACATCGGCGAATCCAGGCGCGGCCAACGGCGCCACCGGCAGCCAGGACAGCGCTCCGGCCACGGCAACTGCCAACGAGCTGCCATCGACTACGAACACGGGACAGACCGCGCAAACGGCGAGAACAGACCAGCTGGACAACAACGGTGCCAGTGCCAGCCGGGACGTGCTAACACCAGAGATGATGCAGAAACTGATGTACATCAGCGCCAGATCGACGCCAGAATACGTTTAA
- the RPP1 gene encoding RNA-binding RNA processing protein RPP1 (ancestral locus Anc_5.332), whose amino-acid sequence MLVDLNVIWPQQSFRDEVTPKQVAKVRETLSTLHALGYTHVALNFTVNHSDKFPTNAKEMNPMKISERFGDLIEATGLKIYSRITLVIDDPSRGQSLAKISQHFDIVAALPVSERGVTLATTNLDIDLLTFNYGQRLPVFLKHKSICSCVKRGVKIEIVYAYALRDLQSRRQFVSNVRSVIRSSRSRGIVVSSGAQTALECRNILGVTSLVKILGLPSDKCSRAMGQLASLVLLNGRLRNKSYKQTIVVGGGGAGCDVVNDLQGIDETRTIKLIKRTSINNSSDDDSTDRDPKRVKI is encoded by the coding sequence ATGTTGGTGGACTTGAATGTCATTTGGCCTCAGCAAAGCTTCCGTGATGAAGTGACCCCGAAACAGGTCGCAAAAGTGAGAGAGACGCTAAGTACTTTGCATGCCTTAGGTTATACACATGTGGCATTGAACTTTACAGTGAACCATAGTGATAAATTCCCGACCAATGCAAAAGAAATGAATCCAATGAAGATTTCTGAGAGGTTTGGTGATCTGATAGAAGCCACGGGACTGAAGATATACTCCAGGATAACATTGGTCATAGACGATCCCTCCAGAGGCCAGTCTCTTGCCAAGATATCGCAGCACTTCGACATAGTCGCTGCTCTCCCAGTCAGCGAACGTGGCGTTACTTTGGCTACCACAAACCTCGACATCGACCTGCTCACTTTCAACTACGGCCAACGGTTGCCCGTGTTTCTGAAGCACAAGAGCATCTGCAGCTGTGTGAAGCGTGGCGTCAAGATCGAAATCGTCTACGCATACGCTCTGCGCGACTTACAGTCCAGAAGACAGTTCGTCTCAAACGTGCGAAGCGTGATTAGAAGCTCTCGTTCCCGCGGCATAGTCGTATCTAGCGGTGCGCAAACTGCTCTCGAATGCAGAAACATTCTTGGCGTCACCAGTCTCGTCAAGATCCTGGGTCTTCCAAGCGACAAGTGCTCGCGAGCTATGGGTCAGCTCGCCTCGCTGGTGCTTCTTAACGGCAGACTGAGAAACAAGAGTTACAAACAAACAATAGTTGTAGGCGGCGGCGGCGCTGGTTGCGATGTTGTTAACGATCTGCAGGGGATCGACGAAACGCGGACCATCAAATTAATTAAACGAACCAGCATTAACAATAGCAGCGACGACGACAGCACCGACCGCGACCCAAAAAGGGTGAAAATATAG
- the PFU1 gene encoding Pfu1p (ancestral locus Anc_5.327), whose product MGNKCRPKKVKAPYRKYVAGQGHSRTYGFTPTTSPAVEEIYGEECITEFARDNDVEGIDKVQEHCSNRKSTDSIVHFKARQNESMGSLDPFRKTSDEEKENLGDMRLPWEIQALILKFSDEPFDPSYLLVCKVWYLLCLPLIYRHPALNCRNFNSFVDAVISNRKKKIGGYVEELNLASIMQSGRNSFVSRLLRRCSPSLQKFTAPQTSFGYAPLISLKSCLQLKYLDLGLVSETVKLEQLFAAIKNFKHLTHLAFPRSSINCDGFREFQWPENLQYLKLSGGITNEFVRETQWPRSITTLEFSYCPKVDEHAVYRVLSQIGDNLQHLYFHYPMPSLHENALDYVFRYSSRLISIQLMVDYCSRWVFSEHMLASLVYPRPLRTIYLECSGSLGLASKIHPDDFTIAIMESRLPCLKNISVSSKLGWDMNSDDVSDLVSVFEDQGGSLYLSY is encoded by the coding sequence ATGGGAAACAAATGTAGACCAAAGAAGGTGAAGGCACCGTACCGGAAGTACGTTGCTGGCCAAGGCCACAGTCGCACTTATGGTTTTACACCAACAACTTCACCTGCCGTCGAAGAAATCTATGGGGAGGAGTGTATTACAGAATTTGCAAGAGATAACGATGTGGAAGGGATCGACAAGGTACAAGAACACTGTTCTAATCGAAAATCTACTGATAGTATAGTGCATTTCAAAGCACGTCAAAATGAATCTATGGGGTCGTTGGACCCATTTCGCAAGACGtctgatgaggaaaaggaGAATTTAGGGGACATGCGGCTTCCTTGGGAGATTCAAGCGTTAATTTTGAAATTTAGCGATGAGCCATTCGATCCTAGCTATTTACTGGTCTGTAAGGTTTGGTATCTGCTATGTTTGCCTTTGATCTACAGACATCCAGCACTGAACTGTAGGAATTTCAACAGTTTCGTGGACGCTGTGATAAGCAAtcgaaagaagaagatagGTGGGTATGTTGAGGAGCTAAATTTGGCATCGATCATGCAGAGCGGAAGGAACTCGTTCGTTTCTAGGTTACTACGGCGTTGTTCTCCCAGTTTGCAAAAATTCACTGCGCCCCAGACGAGTTTCGGATATGCGCCGCTAATATCGTTGAAATCATGCCTTCAGCTCAAGTACCTGGATCTTGGTCTTGTTTCAGAGACGGTGAAACTGGAGCAACTGTTTGCCGCtatcaaaaatttcaagcatCTGACCCACCTTGCGTTTCCCAGGAGCTCGATCAATTGCGACGGGTTTCGCGAGTTCCAATGGCCTGAGAATCTACAGTATTTGAAGCTTAGTGGCGGTATCACCAATGAGTTTGTCCGCGAAACACAGtggccaagaagcattACTACACTGGAGTTTTCTTACTGCCCTAAAGTCGATGAACATGCGGTCTACCGGGTCCTTTCGCAAATTGGTGACAATTTGCAGCACCTTTATTTCCACTACCCTATGCCGTCATTACATGAGAATGCTTTGGACTACGTCTTTCGTTACTCTTCGCGTCTGATCTCGATTCAATTGATGGTCGATTATTGCTCCAGATGGGTCTTCTCTGAACACATGTTGGCTTCCCTGGTTTATCCGCGCCCCTTGCGTACCATTTATCTGGAATGCAGTGGCTCGCTGGGGCTGGCTTCGAAGATCCATCCGGACGACTTCACGATCGCTATTATGGAGTCACGGCTACcttgcttgaagaacatcagCGTTTCTTCCAAGCTCGGATGGGACATGAACAGCGATGACGTTTCGGACTTGGTATCcgtttttgaagatcaaggcgGCAGTTTGTATTTAAGTTATTAA
- the PMT7 gene encoding putative dolichyl-phosphate-mannose--protein mannosyltransferase (ancestral locus Anc_5.328), which yields MSEQAGKKSTVRKDDVVELAQGPFREYQPVDTYWSNEVGKVKLLDAILSLTIAVSFGLFMIKSQPGGFTRDISEREQEIVDALEYFQLGKFDLNILPSLGIQLLSLFPLQIEVLRKISVGVASLTLSFLFLTLRRVNTSFPFAISGAIALGSLPIFQIEAASVSIYVIQWFFLSMASYLWQSAKCSRHFTKAWFSNLLLLAVTLGLGASTRYIGLLTWVWVSIVSMKEFWNVLGDTTLTSRYLTKYVAVKVIILGIIPFAVFMSSLSLQMLSWTHDTPELSQYMSPNFKAYLRGPFEHPEYLYYGSVITLRHHESLGGYLHSHNHTYPSGSGEQQVSLTQQEEDYNNKWCIEPPRPHSDENGSLRKVNDFGKVRLRHCATGKLLRASSAKPPVSEQEYNSEISCTGDADYVGNSDELWTVVSVGDPLHSALRPLKSLVKFLNEGQGCTMLAHDTRLPNWGFHQQEVLCLRSPTESRTLFEIETEQLNATDKIEYRTFTGDARKVIGFVKLLVELVQRQYKWNYYENKFKKHSEPTVEKWPFQLFQQKYVTHIWISSVLYPLCFVIYQAVQMLPWRRPAIRKASKTLNTIIHVDFAVECLLGWFLHYRPFVASPHADQKMSSYVSSLFFGQLLVWKAVDSWCKTRLLYGALICIYIAYILHG from the coding sequence ATGTCTGAGCAGGCTGGCAAGAAATCTACGGTTCGAAAAGATGACGTTGTCGAGTTGGCCCAAGGACCCTTCCGAGAATACCAGCCGGTCGACACTTATTGGTCGAACGAGGTTGGTAAAGTAAAACTGCTCGATGCTATCCTATCGCTCACCATAGCAGTATCGTTTGGGCTGTTCATGATCAAATCACAGCCTGGTGGATTCACAAGGGACATCTCTGAGAGAGAGCAAGAGATAGTTGATGCTCTCGAGTATTTTCAGCTGGGCAAGTTTGATCTGAACATTCTACCGTCGTTAGGAATCCAGTTACTGTCTCTATTTCCGCTTCAGATAGAGGTTCTGCGAAAGATTTCCGTTGGTGTGGCGTCATTGACCTTGTCATTCCTGTTTCTGACACTAAGAAGGGTGAATACGTCTTTTCCGTTTGCCATTAGTGGCGCCATTGCGTTAGGATCGCTGCCAATCTTCCAGATCGAAGCCGCATCCGTTTCCATCTATGTGATCCAGTGGTTTTTCCTTTCTATGGCATCATACTTGTGGCAAAGTGCTAAATGCTCAAGGCATTTCACAAAGGCGTGGTTTAGCAATTTGTTGCTCCTCGCCGTCACATTAGGATTAGGTGCGTCTACAAGGTACATCGGCCTCCTGACTTGGGTTTGGGTTTCTATTGTTTCTATGAAAGAGTTCTGGAATGTGCTGGGAGATACGACGTTAACCAGTCGTTATCTGACCAAATATGTTGCTGTCAAAGTTATTATACTCGGAATCATTCCATTCGCTGTTTTTATGTCATCTTTAAGTCTTCAGATGTTAAGCTGGACTCATGACACTCCCGAACTCTCCCAATACATGTCCCCAAACTTCAAAGCCTACCTCAGAGGCCCCTTTGAGCATCCGGAATACCTCTATTACGGATCTGTCATCACTCTTCGTCACCATGAGTCTTTGGGCGGATATTTGCACTCACACAACCATACATATCCATCTGGATCGGGGGAGCAACAGGTTTCATTGACCcagcaagaggaagattaCAACAATAAATGGTGTATCGAACCTCCAAGACCACACAGTGACGAAAATGGTTCTCTGAGAAAAGTCAATGATTTTGGCAAGGTAAGACTGAGACATTGCGCTACAGGTAAACTGCTCAGAGCATCATCGGCGAAACCGCCAGTATCAGAACAAGAGTACAATTCCGAGATATCCTGCACAGGAGATGCTGATTATGTCGGCAATTCCGATGAGCTCTGGACTGTGGTATCAGTTGGTGATCCTTTGCATTCTGCTCTTAGACCATTGAAATCGCTTGTGAAGTTTTTGAACGAAGGCCAAGGTTGTACCATGCTTGCTCATGATACAAGACTACCTAACTGGGGTTTCCATCAGCAGGAAGTTTTATGTCTACGGTCTCCTACTGAATCGAGAACCTTATTCGAGATCGAAACGGAACAGCTGAACGCTACTGACAAAATTGAGTACAGAACCTTCACAGGAGATGCAAGAAAAGTTATTGGCTTTGTTAAATTATTGGTGGAGCTTGTACAAAGGCAATACAAGTGGAACTACTACGAGAACAAATTCAAAAAACACAGTGAGCCAACCGTCGAGAAATGGCCCTTTCAATTGTTTCAACAGAAGTACGTTACCCACATTTGGATATCCTCGGTGCTTTATCCATTGTGTTTTGTCATCTACCAGGCTGTTCAGATGTTGCCATGGCGACGCCCTGCCATTAGAAAAGCATCCAAGACTCTGAATACAATCATTCATGTGGATTTTGCGGTAGAATGCCTCTTGGGATGGTTTTTACATTATCGTCCATTCGTGGCCTCCCCACACGCCGACCAAAAGATGTCCTCCTATGTGTCAAGCTTATTTTTTGGACAATTGCTCGTGTGGAAGGCAGTCGACTCATGGTGCAAGACCCGTCTGTTGTATGGTGCCCTAATATGCATATACATAGCATATATCCTTCACGGTTAG
- the SRB7 gene encoding Srb7p (ancestral locus Anc_5.329), whose translation MTDRLTQLQICLDQMMEQFCAALNYIDKNHDFEPANETEMKMSDRHATVAPPEEFANTIDELSTDIILKTRQIIKLIDSLPGVDVSAAEQLHKIDALQKELVKVENDKVEAVIRKEKLLEDVSSMIEFFVGGIAESRQALVSSNDSAIEK comes from the coding sequence ATGACGGATAGACTGACGCAATTGCAAATATGCTTGGACCAAATGATGGAGCAGTTCTGTGCAGCGCTCAATTACATCGATAAGAATCACGACTTTGAACCAGCTAATGAAacagagatgaagatgtctGATCGCCATGCCACAGTGGCACCCCCTGAGGAGTTTGCCAACACAATTGATGAATTATCTACCGATAtcatcttgaagacaagACAGATTATAAAACTGATAGATTCGCTGCCAGGAGTGGACGTCTCTGCAGCAGAACAGCTTCACAAGATCGACGCTCTGCAGAAGGAGCTGGTGAAGGTTGAAAACGATAAGGTTGAGGCTGTCATCAGGAAAgaaaagcttcttgaagatgtgaGCTCTATGATCGAGTTTTTTGTCGGTGGGATAGCTGAGTCTCGACAAGCACTGGTTTCATCAAATGATAGCGCAATAGAGAAGTGA
- the FYV4 gene encoding mitochondrial 37S ribosomal protein mS41 (ancestral locus Anc_5.325): MLCRRFVSTTSPLLRLSRTLNRVIPKPTDQIPDVATFLTRIGRKCDEAAEIYENKWENLFVWDSRDLKEKGVSVQQRKYILHQVEKLRKNEPIVEIKKGKKSFFGGERKRKENIAKWKAEQRSKE; encoded by the coding sequence ATGCTGTGCCGCCGGTTCGTCTCGACCACCAGTCCTTTGCTGCGTCTTTCCCGCACTTTGAACCGAGTAATTCCAAAGCCTACAGATCAAATACCAGATGTAGCGACTTTCCTGACAAGAATAGGCAGAAAGTGTGATGAGGCTGCTGAAATCTACGAGAATAAGTGGGAAAACCTGTTCGTGTGGGACTCCAGAGacttgaaggagaaaggCGTCTCTGTGCAGCAACGAAAGTATATTTTACATCAAGTGGAAAAGTTGAGGAAGAATGAGCCAATTGtggagatcaagaagggcaagaagtCGTTCTTTGGCGGTgagaggaagagaaaggagaaCATTGCCAAATGGAAAGCGGAACAGAGGTCTAAAGAGTAG
- the HNT2 gene encoding bis(5'-adenosyl)-triphosphatase (ancestral locus Anc_5.326), protein MSGPIYFYKYVVTPQVFFKSKYTYALVNLKPLVPGHVLIVPLRTQVVRLSDLTPDESTDYFNTLQLIQKFISWHFKADSLNIAIQDGPEAGQTVPHLHTHIIPRYRTNNIGDQIYDKLDDWRFQSWDERRSEYLAIGGREGRKKLAKPDDQRIARSQEEMAQEAMELERQLAEFTVTSA, encoded by the coding sequence ATGTCAGGTCCCATATATTTCTACAAGTACGTGGTGACTCCCCAAgtattcttcaagagtaAATATACGTATGCGCTGGTTAACTTGAAACCACTGGTCCCCGGCCACGTTCTCATTGTCCCATTAAGAACCCAGGTGGTCAGGCTAAGCGACTTGACTCCGGACGAATCGACTGATTACTTCAACACGTTGCAGCTAATTCAGAAGTTCATCAGCTGGCATTTCAAAGCTGATTCACTGAACATCGCTATTCAGGACGGTCCCGAGGCTGGTCAGACAGTTCCACACTTGCACACGCATATCATCCCAAGGTATAGAACAAACAACATCGGCGACCAGATATACGATAAGCTCGACGACTGGAGATTTCAGAGCTGGGATGAGCGACGTAGCGAGTATTTAGCAATTGGTGGCAGAGAAGGCCGCAAGAAGTTGGCAAAACCCGACGACCAACGAATAGCCCGTTCTCAGGAGGAGATGGCTCAAGAGGCAATGGAATTGGAGCGCCAATTGGCCGAATTCACTGTTACATCGGCTTGA
- the VMA22 gene encoding Vma22p (ancestral locus Anc_5.330), protein MDEDADYLELLRLLSRYDLLLEQLQKTMGEGFQNLGRANYHNKNALRGRYGSDYWDECYEGQIAVERQNDGSVSIVKLALADESEEMPDEDEKVDEKLHEEALLRRRNQAKQRKLQKTRHREPLTMFGGIFSVPTSLRQCQTSFKGAIPLVEELINCKLATKRLLDNLEERNGVGDISRH, encoded by the coding sequence ATGGATGAGGATGCCGATTATCTGGAACTGCTAAGGTTGCTTTCACGTTACGATCTCCTGCTAGAACAGCTGCAAAAGACGATGGGAGAAGGGTTTCAGAACCTTGGAAGAGCCAATTACCACAATAAAAATGCTCTGAGGGGCAGGTACGGTTCAGATTACTGGGACGAGTGTTACGAGGGTCAAATAGCTGTCGAAAGGCAAAACGACGGCAGCGTAAGTATCGTAAAACTGGCCTTGGCGGACGAATCTGAAGAGATGCCcgatgaagacgagaaaGTGGACGAGAAATTGCATGAAGAGGCATTGCTACGCAGGAGGAACCAAGCCAAGCAGAGAAAATTGCAAAAAACTCGGCATAGGGAACCTCTTACAATGTTTGGTGGCATTTTCTCTGTTCCAACATCGCTAAGACAATGTCAAACAAGCTTCAAAGGTGCTATTCCACTAGTGGAAGAACTGATCAACTGCAAATTAGCCACGAAGAGATTGCTTGACAACCTGGAAGAGCGTAACGGCGTTGGTGACATTTCAAGACATTAG